AAAGCAagcaagaaaagggaaaaagctcTGCCATAGAGAAATAGGTACACAgcaataaagaaaggaaaaggctTAGCATTGTGGGAATCTCTCTCTCGTCCTGGTGCTGTGCCTACTTCTTTCAtgttttcttctccctccttttttttccctctttttcacACACTAgcacctctctccttctctctctaccTGTAACTTCCTGAGATTGGTCATGGATTTTGGCATGAGCTAATGTCCATTTCTCTATGGGTTTTTCGTGTGGAGATGGATCTGTAAGAATCTTatcttccctccccccccccaagaaaaaaataaaaacactttTAGTCTTCAAATTCTGGGTCTGTTCTTTCTGCTTGAACATTTCTGGGTTCTCTGGATGTCTATCCTGTCTCTTATTTTCTTGGGCTTTTTAGGATAACCAAGAAGCCAAAGTTCCATTGAGGCCTGATATTGAAGAGTCAGGGGTTGAAGAAGGTGTAGGCATGAAGGGTTGTCATGGGTTGAAACTGGATCTAGAGTTCAAGCCAATAGAGCATCCGGTAGAGCCACCTGATGAGGACAGGCCTGTCAAATGCCCATTGCCTGGCTCTTCAGTGCCAAATGTAAGGAAAGTTCCATCTTTCTTAGTTGTAGTCTTCATCTGATTTTTATATGTTCTAATTCATCTTTTAATTACACTGTTTCTGCTTCAGTTTCTCCCTTAACACAGTTGCTGAAACTTTTGCTCTTGTTTTCCATAATCTAAATGAAACTGATCCTCAAATAAAACCATCTTATGTCTTCTCTTATGGGTTTCCTCTGTTTCTTTCTTTGAGAGTTTCTTTTGGTAATGTCTAGGGAAATAAATAATGGGTTTTTGGCAAAACAAATATAGAACTAATTAGAAACTCTAAAAGATACTGATCCTCAAAAGATCTCATATCTTCTCTTAGGGGTAAAACTATCTTATTATGCCTTCTCTTATGGGTTTGCCACATTATAGGAAACTTCAAACTTTATATGGAAGTTCTGTTTAATCTGTAATCCATCAACCCCCTCCCTCTCATATAAGAGGGAGTAAAGATTTCTGATATACAACATTACAGGCTATATGACATGTTTCTCTTTAAccgttttgaatttgaatgtaTCTTCTTCCCAAATATAGCTCTTAGAAAAAGGTTTTTACATCTCACATATAGGCTTCTTGTTGTATATGAATAGGATGTACAAATGCAGGTGGACCGGCTTGCCGAAAGCTTGAGGAAGAGGGGAGAACTATCATCTGatatgaatgaagaagaagggatGTTGGTGGTGGCCATTGAGCCTCCAGCTCGAGCTGTGCGGAAGAGGCATCATACTCTCACTCGCAACCATTCAATACCTCCCCTGTTCAATAGAGCTCCTCTTCCCCCTTTACCAAATCGGAATAGTACAATCTTCGAAATGCTTCAACAGTGTGATGAGTATGAACCCAATCAAGATATGCAATATTAGATGATTACAATTTCCACATAGCTTCTATAGATAC
This genomic stretch from Macadamia integrifolia cultivar HAES 741 unplaced genomic scaffold, SCU_Mint_v3 scaffold986, whole genome shotgun sequence harbors:
- the LOC122070725 gene encoding uncharacterized protein LOC122070725 isoform X1, with the protein product MGFSCGDGSDNQEAKVPLRPDIEESGVEEGVGMKGCHGLKLDLEFKPIEHPVEPPDEDRPVKCPLPGSSVPNDVQMQVDRLAESLRKRGELSSDMNEEEGMLVVAIEPPARAVRKRHHTLTRNHSIPPLFNRAPLPPLPNRNSTIFEMLQQCDEYEPNQDMQY
- the LOC122070725 gene encoding uncharacterized protein LOC122070725 isoform X3; this encodes MGFSCGDGSDNQEAKVPLRPDIEESGVEEGVGMKGCHGLKLDLEFKPIEHPVEPPDEDRPVKCPLPGSSVPNVDRLAESLRKRGELSSDMNEEEGMLVVAIEPPARAVRKRHHTLTRNHSIPPLFNRAPLPPLPNRNSTIFEMLQQCDEYEPNQDMQY
- the LOC122070725 gene encoding uncharacterized protein LOC122070725 isoform X2; its protein translation is MNNGYQKDNQEAKVPLRPDIEESGVEEGVGMKGCHGLKLDLEFKPIEHPVEPPDEDRPVKCPLPGSSVPNDVQMQVDRLAESLRKRGELSSDMNEEEGMLVVAIEPPARAVRKRHHTLTRNHSIPPLFNRAPLPPLPNRNSTIFEMLQQCDEYEPNQDMQY
- the LOC122070725 gene encoding uncharacterized protein LOC122070725 isoform X4; amino-acid sequence: MKGCHGLKLDLEFKPIEHPVEPPDEDRPVKCPLPGSSVPNDVQMQVDRLAESLRKRGELSSDMNEEEGMLVVAIEPPARAVRKRHHTLTRNHSIPPLFNRAPLPPLPNRNSTIFEMLQQCDEYEPNQDMQY